Proteins from one Betaproteobacteria bacterium genomic window:
- a CDS encoding diaminopimelate epimerase, translated as MRLKFTKMEGLGNDFVVIDATAQPIELSRAQLRLLADRHFGVGCDQILQVE; from the coding sequence ATGCGACTCAAGTTCACGAAGATGGAGGGGCTCGGCAACGACTTCGTCGTGATCGACGCGACGGCGCAGCCGATCGAGCTATCGCGTGCCCAGCTGCGGTTGCTCGCCGATCGCCACTTCGGCGTCGGTTGCGATCAGATCCTGCAGGTGGAA
- a CDS encoding class I SAM-dependent methyltransferase — translation MERIPEPELMDEPEQALAYAHADFSEPHDAFVARFRECFPDLNAGRVLDLGCGPADVTIRFARACPQAQVTGVDGAEAMLALGRQAVAAAGLAGRIRLQRVRLPAAALDGSPYDAVISNSLLHHLARPAVLWDAVRVAAAPGAAVFVMDLLRPPSREAAMDLVALHAADAPEVLRRDFFNSLLAAFRPEEVRAQLEASGLAHLRVEVVSDRHLIACGRYAG, via the coding sequence ATGGAACGGATCCCCGAGCCGGAGCTGATGGACGAGCCGGAGCAGGCGCTCGCCTACGCCCATGCGGATTTCAGCGAGCCGCACGATGCCTTCGTCGCGCGCTTTCGGGAGTGCTTCCCCGATCTGAACGCAGGCAGGGTGCTCGACCTGGGCTGCGGGCCGGCAGACGTGACGATCCGCTTCGCGCGCGCCTGCCCGCAGGCGCAGGTCACGGGTGTCGACGGCGCCGAGGCGATGCTCGCACTCGGGCGCCAGGCCGTCGCGGCAGCGGGGCTGGCGGGGCGCATTCGGCTGCAGCGCGTGCGGCTGCCCGCCGCCGCGCTCGACGGTTCACCCTACGATGCCGTCATCAGCAACAGTCTGCTGCATCATCTCGCCCGGCCCGCGGTGCTGTGGGACGCCGTGCGCGTGGCGGCGGCTCCGGGGGCGGCGGTGTTCGTGATGGATCTGCTGCGTCCGCCTTCGCGCGAGGCGGCGATGGACCTCGTCGCCCTGCACGCGGCGGATGCGCCCGAAGTGCTGCGTCGGGATTTCTTCAACTCGCTGCTCGCCGCGTTCAGACCGGAGGAGGTGCGCGCGCAGCTCGAGGCTTCCGGGCTGGCGCACCTGCGGGTCGAGGTCGTCAGCGACCGCCACCTGATCGCCTGCGGCCGCTACGCGGGATAG